A single window of Neurospora crassa OR74A linkage group VII, whole genome shotgun sequence DNA harbors:
- a CDS encoding nuclear migration protein NudF-2, with amino-acid sequence MSQILTSRQADELHRALIAYLTAANLPNTAAALREELNLSEEVFDPATAKKYEGLLEKKWTSVVRLQKKIMDLESRNHILQSELDNATPTSRQNKDPVAWLPRAPPRHTLQSHRDPITCVAFHPVFSSLASGSEDQTIKIWDWELGELERTIKGHTKAVLDVDYGGPRGNTLLASCSSDLTIKLWDPLDSYKNIRTLPGHDHSVSAVRFIPGSGNLLVSASRDKTLRIWDVSTGYCVKTLRGHAEWVRDVCPSLDGKYILSTSDDYTSRLWDVTITNPEPKVTLIGHEHVVLCCAIAPPAAYQNLAAMAGIKKPPATSSAEFMATGSRDKSIRLWDARGTCIKTLVGHDNWVRGLVFHPGGKYLLSVSDDKTLRCWDLTQEGKCVKTIGDAHGHFVQCIKWAPSVIKDASVNGDNGEPNGTPKKGGAAATPEAQIRCVIATGSVDLNVRIFAN; translated from the exons ATGTCCCAAATATTGACCTCTCGGCAGGCCGATGAACT ACACAGAGCCCTCATCGCATACCTCACTGCCGCCAACCTGCCcaacaccgccgccgcccttcgAGAAGAGCTGAACCTAAGCGAAGAGGTTTTTGATCCAGCTACGGCAAAGAAGTATGAAGGCCTACTAGAAAAGAAATGGACTAGTGTAGTCCGACTGCAGAAAAAG ATTATGGATCTCGAGTCGCGAAATCATATCCTACAGTCAGAGCTCGACAATGCGACGCCTACATCGCGACAGAACAAAGACCCTGTCGCCTGGCTACCCCGAGCACCTCCTCGACACACGCTTCAATCACACCGAGACCCCATAACCTGTGTAGCATTCCACCCTGTTTTCTCGTCTCTAGCTTCCGGATCAGAGGATCAGACCATCAAGATCTGGGATTGGGAGCTAGGCGAGCTAGAGAGGACGATCAAGGGCCACACAAAAGCTGTCCTCGACGTCGACTATGGCGGCCCCCGCGGGAACACGTTGCTCGCTTCGTGCAGCTCAGATCTAACTATCAAGCTATGGGACCCCCTAGACTCGTATAAAAACATTCGGACTCTACCCGGCCACGATCACAGCGTCAGCGCCGTGCGGTTCATCCCTGGTTCTGGTAACCTCCTGGTTAGCGCAAGTCGCGACAAGACACTAAGGATATGGGACGTGAGCACAGGGTACTGCGTCAAGACATTGCGCGGCCATGCCGAGTGGGTGCGCGACGTATGCCCATCTCTTGACgggaaatatatactctCCACCAGCGACGATTACACAAGCAGGCTATGGGATGTGACGATAACAAACCCCGAGCCCAAGGTGACCTTGATCGGCCACGAGCATGTCGTGCTATGTTGTGCCATTGCACCTCCGGCCGCATATCAGAATCTTGCCGCCATGGCCGGTATCAAGAAGCCCCCTGCGACAAGCTCTGCCGAGTTTATGGCCACGGGCTCTCGAGACAAGTCGATCCGGTTATGGGATGCGCGCGGGACATGCATCAAAACCTTGGTCGGTCACGATAACTGGGTGCGAGGGTTGGTGTTCCATCCTGGAGGGAAATACCTCTTATCTGTATCCGACGACAAGACCCTTCGGTGCTGGGATCTGACACAAGAAGGAAAATGCGTCAAGACGATCGGGGATGCGCATGGCCACTTCGTCCAGTGTATCAAATGGGCCCCGTCGGTTATCAAGGATGCGTCGGTGAACGGTGACAATGGGGAACCAAACGGGACGCCAAAGAAGGGTGGAGCGGCTGCCACCCCCGAGGCTCAGATCCGTTGCGTAATTGCGACAGGAAGCGTTGATTTGAACGTCAGAATCTTTGCCAACTGA
- the app gene encoding DUF1881 domain-containing protein: MAPSVDPTKVIFYQKKNFEGSGDTYAVGQDVSVPGSLNDKYFSVAVGASAKVIAWQHYNETGHYREWTTSQADISDIGGLSRFRVVDDDTRAISFLFKDATGGADKQYSLKVDARDVGTVTLYSNDGDEYGLVGIMPEGGPPVTTAVYVRDEHSGVYIAVGSVYFEWNKDNGEVDVVENEHWPKQLKSKRTGKSSFEVTLVDNKPSE; encoded by the coding sequence ATGGCTCCCTCAGTCGATCCTACCAAGGTCATCTTCTACCAGAAGAAGAACTTCGAAGGCTCCGGCGACACTTACGCCGTAGGCCAAGACGTCTCAGTCCCTGGCTCTCTCAACGACAAGTACTTCTCCGTGGCCGTCGGCGCCTCTGCAAAGGTCATTGCCTGGCAGCACTACAACGAGACAGGCCACTACCGGGAATGGACAACCTCCCAGGCTGACATCTCGGACATTGGCGGTTTGTCTCGCTTCCGGGtggtcgacgacgacacgCGCGCCATCTCTTTCCTGTTCAAAGACGCCACTGGAGGGGCGGACAAGCAGTACAGCTTGAAGGTGGATGCGAGAGACGTCGGGACCGTGACGCTTTACAGTAATGATGGAGACGAGTATGGGCTGGTCGGGATCATGCCAGAGGGAGGACCGCCGGTTACGACGGCGGTGTATGTGAGGGATGAGCATTCCGGGGTTTATATCGCCGTGGGATCGGTGTATTTTGAGTGGAACAAGGACAACGGCGAGGTGGATGTGGTGGAGAATGAGCATTGGCCGAAGCAGTTGAAGTCGAAGAGGACGGGGAAGAGTAGCTTTGAAGTTACTCTGGTTGATAACAAGCCGTCGGAGTGA